One Salvia splendens isolate huo1 chromosome 12, SspV2, whole genome shotgun sequence genomic window carries:
- the LOC121757132 gene encoding uncharacterized protein LOC121757132 isoform X3, whose product MALYSGAKSTVSDVPKALFTETNLGTRLAVSISPDITADDFKRVVERAHLQLLPGIQNYQCVFVVTRKLHLYHLLGSLPLKYAFLDSNATWFLQTDVTLSNVPTRVESLKRNEAEVHKCSSAATVITDSVELGGASFERITKCKRKKAKIRRFMYLGASMLKISAAWCFRRKKKRKNVKKIPKTRHHGRACAQQSLVEKELFCEFATGAEVNLGKKADSNVIAEACSETFSEPASVSGSRLTVATDVNPITIR is encoded by the exons ATGGCGTTGTATAGCGGTGCAAAATCAACGGTCTCAGATGTTCCGAAAGCATTGTTTACTGAGACGAACTTGGGTACCCGTCTCGCCGTTTCGATTTCTCCGGATATCACAGCTGACGACTTCAAAA GAGTGGTCGAAAGGGCGCATCTCCAGTTGCTTCCCGGAATTCAGAACTATCAGTGTGTTTTTGTT GTGACGCGGAAATTACATCTTTATCACCTATTGGGGTCTTTGCCTCTCAAATATGCTTTTCTGGATTCAAATGCTACTTGGTTTCTTCAAACAGACGTTACCTTATCAAACGTCCCAACTCGTGTAGAGTCATTGAAGCGTAATGAAGCTGAAGTTCACAAGTGCAGTTCTGCTGCTACTGTGATTACTGATTCAGTTGAGCTGGGAGGCGCTTCCTTTGAAAGGATAACAAAATGcaaaagaaagaaagctaagaTACGAAGATTTATGTACCTCGGTGCTTCAATGCTGAAGATTTCTGCAGCTTGGTGTTTCCGtaggaagaagaaaaggaaaaatgtgaagaaaatacCCAAGACGAGACACCATGGACGAGCGTGCGCACAACAATCTCTTGTTGAAAAAGAACTTTTCTGTGAATTCGCTACCGGAGCAGAAGTGAATCTGGGTAAAAAGGCGGACTCGAATGTGATTGCAGAGGCCTGTAGTGAAACGTTTTCAGAACCAGCATCAGTTTCAG GAAGCCGCTTAACCGTAGCAACAGATGTGAATCCCATAACAATCAGATGA
- the LOC121757132 gene encoding uncharacterized protein LOC121757132 isoform X2, whose product MFRKHCLLRRTWVPVSPFRFLRISQLTTSKVTRKLHLYHLLGSLPLKYAFLDSNATWFLQTDVTLSNVPTRVESLKRNEAEVHKCSSAATVITDSVELGGASFERITKCKRKKAKIRRFMYLGASMLKISAAWCFRRKKKRKNVKKIPKTRHHGRACAQQSLVEKELFCEFATGAEVNLGKKADSNVIAEACSETFSEPASVSGIIKKYFSDYDEVASSPESMFTTSRYIHRKPLNRSNRCESHNNQMKSPVTVHVPPQTVHIPPPQVSRVEMPGSGALRNKHKRPDIGKHLVLASGSLGLSPSNQHSILSLCRYNDEELPF is encoded by the exons ATGTTCCGAAAGCATTGTTTACTGAGACGAACTTGGGTACCCGTCTCGCCGTTTCGATTTCTCCGGATATCACAGCTGACGACTTCAAAA GTGACGCGGAAATTACATCTTTATCACCTATTGGGGTCTTTGCCTCTCAAATATGCTTTTCTGGATTCAAATGCTACTTGGTTTCTTCAAACAGACGTTACCTTATCAAACGTCCCAACTCGTGTAGAGTCATTGAAGCGTAATGAAGCTGAAGTTCACAAGTGCAGTTCTGCTGCTACTGTGATTACTGATTCAGTTGAGCTGGGAGGCGCTTCCTTTGAAAGGATAACAAAATGcaaaagaaagaaagctaagaTACGAAGATTTATGTACCTCGGTGCTTCAATGCTGAAGATTTCTGCAGCTTGGTGTTTCCGtaggaagaagaaaaggaaaaatgtgaagaaaatacCCAAGACGAGACACCATGGACGAGCGTGCGCACAACAATCTCTTGTTGAAAAAGAACTTTTCTGTGAATTCGCTACCGGAGCAGAAGTGAATCTGGGTAAAAAGGCGGACTCGAATGTGATTGCAGAGGCCTGTAGTGAAACGTTTTCAGAACCAGCATCAGTTTCAGGTATTATCAAGAAGTATTTTTCGGATTATGATGAAGTGGCCTCCAGTCCAGAATCTATGTTTACCACATCCAGATATATACACAGGAAGCCGCTTAACCGTAGCAACAGATGTGAATCCCATAACAATCAGATGAAGTCGCCTGTAACAGTCCATGTCCCTCCCCAAACAGTTCATATCCCTCCTCCCCAGGTATCTCGCGTGGAGATGCCCGGTTCTGGAGCATTGAGAAATAAGCATAAAAGGCCTGATATTGGAAAGCATCTTGTGCTTGCATCGGGTAGCCTTGGGCTTTCTCCGAGTAATCAACATTCCATACTTTCTCTTTGCCGTTACAATGATGAAGAGTTGCCATTTTAA
- the LOC121757132 gene encoding uncharacterized protein LOC121757132 isoform X1, whose amino-acid sequence MALYSGAKSTVSDVPKALFTETNLGTRLAVSISPDITADDFKRVVERAHLQLLPGIQNYQCVFVVTRKLHLYHLLGSLPLKYAFLDSNATWFLQTDVTLSNVPTRVESLKRNEAEVHKCSSAATVITDSVELGGASFERITKCKRKKAKIRRFMYLGASMLKISAAWCFRRKKKRKNVKKIPKTRHHGRACAQQSLVEKELFCEFATGAEVNLGKKADSNVIAEACSETFSEPASVSGIIKKYFSDYDEVASSPESMFTTSRYIHRKPLNRSNRCESHNNQMKSPVTVHVPPQTVHIPPPQVSRVEMPGSGALRNKHKRPDIGKHLVLASGSLGLSPSNQHSILSLCRYNDEELPF is encoded by the exons ATGGCGTTGTATAGCGGTGCAAAATCAACGGTCTCAGATGTTCCGAAAGCATTGTTTACTGAGACGAACTTGGGTACCCGTCTCGCCGTTTCGATTTCTCCGGATATCACAGCTGACGACTTCAAAA GAGTGGTCGAAAGGGCGCATCTCCAGTTGCTTCCCGGAATTCAGAACTATCAGTGTGTTTTTGTT GTGACGCGGAAATTACATCTTTATCACCTATTGGGGTCTTTGCCTCTCAAATATGCTTTTCTGGATTCAAATGCTACTTGGTTTCTTCAAACAGACGTTACCTTATCAAACGTCCCAACTCGTGTAGAGTCATTGAAGCGTAATGAAGCTGAAGTTCACAAGTGCAGTTCTGCTGCTACTGTGATTACTGATTCAGTTGAGCTGGGAGGCGCTTCCTTTGAAAGGATAACAAAATGcaaaagaaagaaagctaagaTACGAAGATTTATGTACCTCGGTGCTTCAATGCTGAAGATTTCTGCAGCTTGGTGTTTCCGtaggaagaagaaaaggaaaaatgtgaagaaaatacCCAAGACGAGACACCATGGACGAGCGTGCGCACAACAATCTCTTGTTGAAAAAGAACTTTTCTGTGAATTCGCTACCGGAGCAGAAGTGAATCTGGGTAAAAAGGCGGACTCGAATGTGATTGCAGAGGCCTGTAGTGAAACGTTTTCAGAACCAGCATCAGTTTCAGGTATTATCAAGAAGTATTTTTCGGATTATGATGAAGTGGCCTCCAGTCCAGAATCTATGTTTACCACATCCAGATATATACACAGGAAGCCGCTTAACCGTAGCAACAGATGTGAATCCCATAACAATCAGATGAAGTCGCCTGTAACAGTCCATGTCCCTCCCCAAACAGTTCATATCCCTCCTCCCCAGGTATCTCGCGTGGAGATGCCCGGTTCTGGAGCATTGAGAAATAAGCATAAAAGGCCTGATATTGGAAAGCATCTTGTGCTTGCATCGGGTAGCCTTGGGCTTTCTCCGAGTAATCAACATTCCATACTTTCTCTTTGCCGTTACAATGATGAAGAGTTGCCATTTTAA